One genomic window of Bacteroides sp. includes the following:
- a CDS encoding transglycosylase domain-containing protein — MKKRSSRSAKKSKPKAKKIALIILAGGAGFALLVFLILQGLIRLGFFGEVPNTRDLKSLENNNSSEIYAERGQLLGKYFIYDRTAISLADLSPFVVPALISTEDVRFYEHGGTDYRSMGRVLVKNILMGQRSAGGGSTLTRQLAKNLYPRERRGILWLVGEKFREGIIARRLEKVYTKDEILNLYLNTVPFGENVFGISAGAQRFFSKHPHDLLAQEAATLIGMLKATSTYNPRTNPEASLERRNVVLSQMEKYGHLSQDRADSIKALPLTIEYSPFSHIHGPAPYFREMIRLELQDWIEKYNKQQGTDYNLYTDGLKIYTTLDFNLQRLAERSFSRQMKSLQQATDAHYRNASSSRVRALLNQEMKRSSRYAALQKTGLNEPDIIEAFSEPVNTLVFDWDGGKTVSISPMDSIFASQKVVHGGLVSIDPFTGNIKAWIGGNNIRFFQYDQVASVRQAGSAFKPFVYAAALENGTDPCEMVSNEAPIFEEYENWSPQNHDGIYDGFYSMEGALTYSVNTVSAKYIVDAGFSGVIDLARAAGIQGRLPAVPSLALGTAEVSLLDLTKAYSIFANKGIPVEPRYILRIEDAAGKTLFKAPSPPAKDPVLSQETSLIMTQMMKSVVNVGTAASLRTRIGFDYELAGKTGTTQNNSDSWFVGYTPKLVTGVWVGLENPSFNQVYPLPFGSSRSAVPIWGDYHGSMLQNSRTRPFMEGQFEPLPEDLAELLNCPMYLDSLPQPNILEMIFGKPEDFPRERPDRKRDTRRKGLLERILEDLFPEKK, encoded by the coding sequence TTGAAAAAACGATCTTCACGATCAGCCAAAAAAAGTAAGCCTAAGGCAAAGAAAATTGCGCTCATTATTCTGGCCGGTGGTGCTGGTTTCGCCTTGCTTGTCTTTCTCATCTTGCAGGGACTGATTCGCCTTGGCTTCTTTGGAGAGGTTCCCAACACACGCGACCTTAAAAGCCTGGAAAATAACAATTCCTCCGAGATTTATGCTGAGAGAGGGCAGTTGCTGGGAAAATACTTCATTTACGACCGTACAGCCATTTCTTTGGCGGATCTCTCTCCATTTGTGGTCCCTGCCCTGATCTCCACCGAAGATGTTCGCTTTTACGAGCACGGCGGCACCGACTACAGGAGTATGGGCCGGGTGTTGGTGAAAAATATCCTGATGGGGCAGCGCAGTGCAGGCGGAGGCAGTACCCTTACAAGACAACTGGCAAAAAACCTTTATCCGCGCGAACGAAGAGGCATTCTCTGGCTGGTAGGCGAGAAATTCCGCGAAGGCATTATTGCCAGGCGGCTTGAAAAGGTGTATACCAAGGATGAGATCTTGAATCTCTATCTCAATACCGTTCCTTTTGGCGAAAATGTCTTTGGGATCTCAGCCGGGGCTCAGCGTTTTTTTTCAAAACATCCCCACGACCTGCTTGCCCAGGAGGCCGCCACCCTGATAGGAATGCTCAAGGCGACCTCCACCTATAACCCCCGCACAAACCCCGAGGCATCGCTCGAACGCCGTAATGTAGTCTTGTCGCAAATGGAAAAGTACGGGCATTTAAGCCAGGACCGGGCCGATTCGATAAAAGCCCTGCCTCTGACCATCGAATACAGCCCGTTTTCCCACATTCACGGTCCCGCTCCTTATTTCAGGGAAATGATCAGGCTCGAATTGCAGGATTGGATTGAAAAATACAACAAGCAACAAGGAACGGATTATAACCTTTATACCGATGGCCTGAAGATATACACGACCCTCGATTTTAACCTGCAGCGACTGGCCGAACGTTCGTTTTCCCGTCAGATGAAATCGCTTCAGCAGGCCACCGATGCCCACTATCGTAATGCATCGTCCTCCAGGGTCAGGGCATTACTGAACCAGGAAATGAAACGTTCGTCCCGCTATGCCGCCCTGCAGAAAACGGGTTTGAATGAACCCGACATTATTGAAGCTTTCAGCGAGCCTGTCAACACCCTGGTCTTCGACTGGGATGGCGGCAAGACCGTTTCAATTAGTCCTATGGACTCCATTTTTGCTTCCCAGAAGGTTGTACACGGTGGTTTGGTATCCATCGATCCTTTTACGGGCAATATTAAGGCCTGGATCGGGGGCAATAACATTCGCTTCTTCCAGTACGACCAGGTGGCCTCTGTCCGGCAGGCAGGATCTGCTTTCAAGCCTTTTGTTTATGCCGCCGCCCTCGAAAATGGTACCGATCCCTGTGAAATGGTATCGAATGAAGCACCCATTTTTGAAGAATACGAGAACTGGAGCCCTCAGAACCATGACGGCATTTATGATGGCTTTTACAGCATGGAGGGCGCGCTGACCTATTCGGTGAATACTGTTTCGGCAAAATACATTGTTGATGCGGGTTTCAGCGGGGTCATTGACCTGGCCCGCGCCGCTGGCATACAGGGCAGGCTTCCGGCCGTGCCTTCACTGGCCCTGGGCACCGCTGAAGTGTCGCTGCTCGACCTTACCAAAGCTTACAGCATCTTTGCTAATAAGGGCATTCCCGTTGAGCCTCGTTATATTCTTCGCATTGAGGACGCTGCAGGAAAAACCCTGTTCAAAGCACCTTCACCCCCAGCTAAAGACCCTGTACTGAGCCAGGAAACTTCCCTGATAATGACCCAGATGATGAAAAGCGTTGTGAACGTGGGGACGGCAGCTTCTCTCAGAACCCGCATCGGTTTTGATTATGAGCTTGCAGGCAAAACTGGAACAACCCAAAACAACAGCGACAGCTGGTTTGTGGGATATACCCCAAAGCTGGTTACCGGGGTGTGGGTAGGCCTTGAAAATCCTTCGTTTAACCAGGTTTACCCCCTGCCGTTTGGCTCTTCACGATCGGCGGTGCCCATATGGGGCGATTATCACGGAAGTATGCTCCAGAACAGCCGCACCCGTCCCTTTATGGAAGGACAATTTGAACCCCTCCCGGAGGACCTTGCAGAGCTGCTAAACTGCCCGATGTACCTTGACTCCCTGCCACAGCCAAATATTCTGGAAATGATATTTGGTAAACCCGAAGATTTTCCACGCGAAAGACCTGATAGAAAACGCGATACCCGCCGAAAAGGATTACTCGAGCGAATCCTGGAAGACCTCTTCCCCGAGAAAAAATAA